The genomic region TCAAGAGGTTCTGGAAAGAAGACATTATCAAAAGTCAGGAACCGCCGCACAAAAAGGCTGCTGCGATCGCTTTAGGCATTTTCGTTGGAATATCACCGTTTTGGGGAATCCATACTTTACTGGTCTTTACTCTGGCGGCTGTTTTCAAATTAAATAAGGTTATAGCCTTCTTATTCTCGAATATTAGTATACCGCCTTTAATTCCATTTATTGTTTACGCAAGTTACCAGGCTGGATCTTTAATTACCGGGAAAGGTTTTGACTGGGAACTTAAACTTCAAAAATTCGATACTGGCGCCGATGTTTTCCTTGGCTTATGGCAATATATAATGGGTAGTTTTGCCCTTGCAATTGTCATGGCGATAAGCCTGTGGATTGTATTTTATTTTTTATTTTCGGTCTTTAACCAAAAGCAGGTGGTGAAACCTTAATGCACAAAGCTTTCTACAATATTCACAAATATTTGAAGAACCACAAGATCATTGGTTTTTCAATACTGTTTTTGTACACCCTTATCATTTCATTTTTTGCATGGAATATCGACCTGGAGGAAGATATAACCAAGCTCATTCCTGGAGGGGACAGGCAGGTATTGCTAAAAAAGATATTGAAAGAAGCAGATTTTTCAGATAAACTGATCGTAAGTATTTCGGCAGAATCAGAAAATGTTAGCCCGGATTCACTGGTTATTTATGCTAATGAATTTACTCGCATATTAGAAAAAGATTATTCAGATTATATTCTGGAGATCAAGGGTAAAGTTCCCGAAAAGGACCTGAAGGAGATATATAATTTTGTTCATGAAAATCTACCCATTTTTCTGAATGAACAGGATTATAAGGTAATTGAGACCAGGTTGTATCAGGATAGTATTAAAGATCGGTTAGCATCAGGATATAGACAGCTTATGTCTCCCACCGGTTTCGTAACCAAAGATTACTTCTTAAGTGATCCCTTGAATTTTACAAATCTGGGGCTGGAAAAACTACAGGAATTACAGGTTGGAGATAATTTTAGTATTTATAAGAATTACCTAATTACAAAAGACAGGCAACATATAATCCTGTTTTTAGATCCTGCTTTTCCGGCTTCGGAAACCAACAGGAATGAAAAATTTATCAATTCGTTAGAGTCGACTGTTGTAAATCTGAATGAGATTTATCCCTCTGTGGAAGCCAGTTACTTCGGCGGTGTGCTTTATTCTTTGGCAAATGCGAACCGTATAAGAAAAGATATTCAGCTAACCATGGGGATCGCAGTTAGCCTGCTGTTGATCCTGCTTATATTTTTCTACAGGAAGATATATGTTCCACTCTTGTTGTTTTTACCAAGTCTGCTCGCCGGCGTCACAGCTATTGCGGTCCTTAGTATTTTTAAAGGAAGTGTTTCTGCTATCTCACTTGGAATAGGAGCGATATTAATAGGCGTAACCCTCGATTATGCTTTACATATTTTAACGCATTTTAGAAATAACCGGGATACAGAAAATCTGTATCTGGATATTACTAAACCTGTTCTTATGAGCAGTGTTACTACGGCAATAGCTTTTCTTTGTCTAATCTTTGTAAGAAGTGAAGCGCTTAATGATCTTGGTGTTTTCGCGGCTGTTAGCGTGTTGCTTTCTTCTGTTTTTGCTTTGATCCTGATTCCGCTATTTTATGATCCGGGTTCAACAGATGTTGAAAAAACGACCTTCCTGGACAGGATCGCGGCCATAGATTATTCAAGAGTAAAACCTTTAGTGATCGGTGTAATGGCGGTCTTTGTCATTTCATTATTCTTTTTCAACAAAGTAGAATTCAATAGCGATCTTTCAAAATTGAATTATCAGCCGGAGAAGATCAGGGAACTGGAAGAAAAGGTTGAAGGCCTTGCCGGAAGATCAGGTAAGAGCGTTTACATGGTTACCTATGGGAATACTGTTGATGAAGCGCTTCAACAAAATAATAAGTTATATCAGCAGCTTCGGGAATTTGAGAGCGAAGGTTTTATTCAGAATTTCAGCAGTATAGGCGGAGTGATCTCATCTACCACGACCCAAGCCGCAAGGATAGAGAACTGGGATTCTTTCTGGACGCCATCTAAAAAGGATAGTTTAAAAAGAGATCTTTTAAATACTTCTTCAGGATATGGTTTCAGGCCCCAGACCTTCAAAAGGTTCTATGATCAGCTTGATAAAGATTTTGAAACGATCGGTTTAAACGATTATAAGAGAGCAGGATCTTTATATCTGGATGATTTTATATCAGAAGGAGAAGACATCGCCACAGTAACAAGTACGGTGAGCCTGCCAGAAGAGAATGCAGACCAGTTTGTGTCTTATTATAAAGATGAACAGGGGGTTTTTGCTTTAGACCGCAAGGCAATGAACCAGAATTTTCTTGGAAACCTTAAGGACGACTTTAATAAGCTTATTTTGATATCGGTGCTGGCGGTATTTCTGGTGCTGTTAATTTCATACCGAAATCTTGAAATTAGCCTTTTTACCTTATTGCCAATTGCAGTTACCTGGATTTGCGCCCTGGGGATCATGGCGTTACTGGACATTGAATTCAATATTTTAAATATCATTATTTCCACCTTTATATTTGGTTTAGGACTGGATTACAGCATTTTCATTACTAATGCAAGTCTTAATGAATATGAGACGGGAAAAAATGAATTGAAGACCTACCAGACTTCCATACTTATTTCGGTGATAACA from Gramella sp. MT6 harbors:
- a CDS encoding MMPL family transporter; this encodes MHKAFYNIHKYLKNHKIIGFSILFLYTLIISFFAWNIDLEEDITKLIPGGDRQVLLKKILKEADFSDKLIVSISAESENVSPDSLVIYANEFTRILEKDYSDYILEIKGKVPEKDLKEIYNFVHENLPIFLNEQDYKVIETRLYQDSIKDRLASGYRQLMSPTGFVTKDYFLSDPLNFTNLGLEKLQELQVGDNFSIYKNYLITKDRQHIILFLDPAFPASETNRNEKFINSLESTVVNLNEIYPSVEASYFGGVLYSLANANRIRKDIQLTMGIAVSLLLILLIFFYRKIYVPLLLFLPSLLAGVTAIAVLSIFKGSVSAISLGIGAILIGVTLDYALHILTHFRNNRDTENLYLDITKPVLMSSVTTAIAFLCLIFVRSEALNDLGVFAAVSVLLSSVFALILIPLFYDPGSTDVEKTTFLDRIAAIDYSRVKPLVIGVMAVFVISLFFFNKVEFNSDLSKLNYQPEKIRELEEKVEGLAGRSGKSVYMVTYGNTVDEALQQNNKLYQQLREFESEGFIQNFSSIGGVISSTTTQAARIENWDSFWTPSKKDSLKRDLLNTSSGYGFRPQTFKRFYDQLDKDFETIGLNDYKRAGSLYLDDFISEGEDIATVTSTVSLPEENADQFVSYYKDEQGVFALDRKAMNQNFLGNLKDDFNKLILISVLAVFLVLLISYRNLEISLFTLLPIAVTWICALGIMALLDIEFNILNIIISTFIFGLGLDYSIFITNASLNEYETGKNELKTYQTSILISVITTLLGMGALIFAQHPALKSVSIVSIIGVITAVSVSFVLQRAIFRKLILNRAESGKSPFYLRQLGDFKGSITGTESEKLYRKRAVLDNYRYRSVYSQVRKRFRTIREKNLRISNYIENGESISVINSGYGIIPLFLSYKFEESSIHALETDNESFQISRSTARSKSADISFYKELNELPDTRVYVVYGNFESEKELKEIIGKNAEKVIFVDSEFPNRWLLDLNFEIIYRQNNILVLRKAE